The Salarias fasciatus chromosome 16, fSalaFa1.1, whole genome shotgun sequence sequence ATAACAAATCACCCTCTATTACACAGTATCATTCTCATTCCATTACACCATCATTCCCAAATTAAACTAATGCAGTTGGGTAATTTTGAGGGGAATAAATATCTTAACTACTATGAAACGACTGAATTAAACCAGCAGTGTTGCCTTGTTTGTACAGTAATGTTGGCTGTTCGTGGTGTAAATACAGTGAATAAACTCACCGCGGTGTCTCTtcctttcttctgcttctttgtgttgGCAGTCGGCATAATGTCACATCACTCCAAGGCGAACCTCTCacaaaatagtttaaaaaacgTGAATAAAATATAGATTTGTGGTTTTTACACGCTaatcaaaacattcaaacttccTACATGTGATGAGAACTTCCGGGTTTCTCCTTCCACCGCTGCCCTCTggcgcctcctgcaggttggAGGCCGCTGCAACGCCGTGTCTCCTCAACCCAAAATGAAAGTAATATGAGCTACCTTGACTCCATATTCACCTATTTGTCTTTTTATCAGCGTTTTTGCACCTatttattattagggaccgagcccaaGGGCGAGTTGGCCTcgaattattatcattattattatcattatcatattattattattattattattattattattattattattattattattattatgaatgacctatctatctatctatctatgcatacatacatacatgcatacatacataaaaCATAAGGCCTCTTATCAATAAATCGATTTAAAAATGCCATCTTAATGACTAAACACATACGATAATATACGAAAACATACGTGTGGTTAAAATCATTAGTGAAATAATATACAtcgtgtttgttgttttcttattAATGATATCGTTAATAATGACCAATTGCTCGTAAGATTAAATAATGTATAatcttgttgttgctgttcttCCAGCGCACACTGCGGCACTCAGTGCGCATGCGCGACTTTTCCCGGAAGTGTTACCGACCAGCTGATTGTCAACAGTTCACCTGCTCCGCTCAAAACGCGATAAATACGGTAAATATGCTTCTTTTTCCGACTTGACATGTACATGTTAGGTCAAGTAAAACTTCAGCACggttctgttttcacctgagcGTCGAAATATTCCGGCTTTGTGTCGGTTTCTGTGTCGCTCCGTCCCGTTAGCTCGGACCGCCTGAAAGGATCTGATAAGAAGCTCCACACTGCAGGGAGAGCCGTCTGCTCACCTCCAGGCCCGGTTTAATGCTAGAAACACACCTCTGCTCACCTCCAGGCCCGGTTTAATGCTAGAAACACACCTCTGCTCGCCTCCAGGCCCGGTTTATTGCTAGAAAATCAGACCATATGAAGGACAGATAAAGATGTCTGCACACCTCCCAGGCCTGGGATCAATGGTACAAACAGTTGTCTACACACCCTCCAGGCCTGATATAATGGTAGAATAGACTGTCTTCACATCCACCAAGCCTGCTTTAATAGAAAGTAGAAAAGGTGGACTACACGTCCTCCAGGTGTGGTTTAATGGCAGATAAAGTGTTTATTGATACCACTGAATTTAAATCTTTACCTCCACTCCTTGTAGTTGTTCTGCAGTCGACAGTGAAATTTGGTTCATGTCTCCCCTGCCTGTCACTTTTTCTCGCAGATCGAACACTGAGGTCACGGAGGTCGTCAGCAAGCCTCGACTACGCCGCGGTCTGTTTCAGGAGTGTTTAGCGACTGATCCCCCCGAAGCCCGTGCTGTCTCCGCCCCACCGGGAGGAGGCCTCAGCCAGCCCCCCTGCCGTCTCCTGCGCCGGTCGGGATGAGCTCCAGAGGGAGCGGCGGCCGCTCCAACGGCACGCTACCGCAGACCAAGATCTGCCAGTTCaagctggtgctgctgggggACATGGCGGTGGGCAAGTCCAGCCTGGTGCTGCGCTTCGTCAAGGGGCAGTTCGATGAGTTCCAGGAGACCACCATCGGCGGTGAGGGCCGgtcacaatcacacacagcttttctttgtttggtgGTTTATGgtctttcctcttcctgctctttgtGCCCAGCTGCCTTCTTGGCTCAGTCGGTGTGTTTAGACGACACCACAGTGAAGTTTGAGATCTGGGACACTGCGGGGCAGGAGCGCTACCACAGCCTGGCTCCCATGTACTACCGAGGGGCTCAGGCGGCCATCGTCGTGTTCGACATCACCAAGCCGGTACTGCAGACCCCCGACAATATCAGCATCTTCTGCACCTCCTCCGCACGCCGTGTTGTCCCAGTGGCTGAGAATCTGTATTTGACTGCAGTTAATTCTAATTGTTGTGATTCAGGATCATCTTACATTCTGAGAATCTGCCGATTAAACCTGCCTGTCAGGCTTCCTCTGCTTGCTGCTGATTTCTGTGCTGGTCCTGCAGGAGACCTTCGAGAGAGCCAAGGCCTGggtgaaggagctgcagaggcaggcCAGCCCCAACATCGTAATCGCGCTGGCCGGGAACAAGGCCGACCTGGCGGAGAAGAGGCTGGTGGAGTACGAGGTGCGGGGCGGGGCTCTGTGAAGCTGGGGTTGACGGATTACAGGTAAACAGGTCAGAGGTTAGAGGGAGAGCTTATGAACTCAGGGAGAGAGGGTGGATTTATCTGACTGAGGAAGCTGGAGATGAGAACGATTTCAGAGAAGATCGTTGGATGTAGTGAAGGAAGGCATGAAGACTGAACTGAGGAAGAGGCAGATTATCGCTGTGGCGAGTCTGAACAGGGTCAAGGCGTTGCCTGAGAAAAGCTCCGGTATGGCTTACCTCTCTAACCCCCATCAGATATCTATAAATGAAAGACGGTTGTTTCCTGTTCCAGTTAGTTTTAGATCGCCTGATGAAACTCTGAGCTAAACGTCCCCCTGCGTGTTTTACACATCatattgcgtgtgtgtgtgtgtgtgtttgacaggaaGCCCAGACATACGCTGAGGACACCGGTCTGCTCTTCATGGAGACCTCCGCCAAGACCGCCATGAACGTCAATGAGCTGTTCCTGGCCATTGGTGAGTGAGTCTGTGTCGACATGTGACCAGGAAGTGATTCCAGATCAGTCGGATCAGCCACAGGAAGatcagctctctgctgctcgCTTTGATTCGAGCTActtcacctcacacacactgtcagcagcTGGATTCTGGAGAAGGGTTCGgtggaactttttcaaaatacagaccgtctccatggaaacgggtcacagtgcaacttttgaaaatgccGTCACTGCACATGTGGGACACAGCTGCAGTGAAGAGTAGCTCTGTGCATCCTCAGTAGACGGACAAGAACAAGGATTCCCTCCAGTCTCAGTCcaagtccagatcctcctggtcctggtcctggtcctggtcctggtctagattctttctttcttttcaggaaGTCGATGTGTTTTGTCGTGCGGGGTCTAaacgtgttctccagtgttcacttcttcatgtttttaacagtttttttttctttttacagcaaAGAAGATGCCAAAAACGGACACCCAGAACCCGACGCATGCGGCGCGGCATCGGGGAGTCAACCTGCAGGACCCGGACGCCCACTCCACCCGAGCCTGCTGTGGCGGGAACTAGACCTCCTccgcccgccccgcccctccctcctTCATCCACCGCCGGTATCCCTCCatccacacctcctcctcctcctcctccacccgtcaGCTCGTCCCGCCGCCGTGCGGGGAGACCCGGCACCGCCtcactccaccctccaccccgcGTCACCCACCAGAGATcgaaggaagaggaaggaggcggAGGCCAGTCTGGCGTGGAAGCATGGACGGAGGTAAAACTGAGCCCGCTCTAGTTCCCGGCGCTAAATTGCGAAATCTCCGGGTTTCCTTCCCGCCTTGCGTCATTGGCGTCACACTGAGCAGCGCATGTTGGCAAGcagccagacaggaagtgaaaaaacacacactcaagaaaagaaaagaagaagttaATGGTCCAaggtggatttttttgttgtttttagcgCTTTGCTTGCTTTGTCTCCTCGTCACGGACTCCTGCTGTGATCGGCTCCTCTGTCGCTCCCCGGAATGACTGTAACCCTTCGGACCGGGCTCCGCCCCCGTGCTCAGTGTCGTCCAGTGTTAGGGCTTCCCGGACCGCCGGCTGTGAGCCTCCCTGCTCCGTCAGACCGCCTGCCGTTCATTTTAATTGTGTTGATTTGCAGTATTGTGACGGATCCGGTCGGCCCAGACCGAGCCAGTCGAGCCCCGAGTGTGTTCCTCTCACCTCAGACAGGAGTGTGTGATCCAGGACGAAGGCTCCTCGCTCATCGCAGATCCATAGATTTACTCTTAAAGGCAACTGGAAGCAGATCGCTTGATCAGTTCACCAAACTGAAGCCAAAATCTAACCTGAATTAAAAAGCCGAGTGTCAGCCGTGGAGGAACCAGGTTTCCCACATTACAGATCCTGAAatctgacacagctgctgtttctaaTGTTCTCCTTctcatgtgatttttttcacatcttcaAAACTGAACCAGGTCGACTTCAAATCAGCGGGAACGGCTGAAACCTCGCCGATCAAACTCTGGCTGCCTTCAAGACAAGAATTGGAAATATTAAAACTGTACCCAGACATGTACACCTGGAACCACGTTTTTACATGATTAGCCCTCAAAATAGGATTTTTATGTTATATAATTTGGCTTTTTTGACAAGAATTCACAAAAAAACTCTTTGAGGAAGCGATTCCTATGAAACTACAGATTTCATCAGATTAATCTACACTGGTGAATAATTTAActtctgttttttcccctttctgcTGTAATAACACAAAACGTAtttaatataaaacaaatcaagaTAAGGTTGCTTGAGTTTTGCTGTAATAATAATGCCTGAACTGAAGGAACCGCTGATATTTTAACCTGCTGGAAAAGAGAGTTCATTAAAACAGTCCAGTTTTTAGCAGATAGAATAAGATTAAAAACACTCCTTGGTTGaaatgcactaaagtgacaCTAATCTGAAGCAGAAAACACGGATGGCGAACACACTAACGCCCTGCAGGCTGTGGAGAGACGAGGGTTTTCTTGTTTATTCTGCAAAAAAGCCacatttttcttctgatttcTTCTGACGAAGGAAGAAGTAGCAGATGATGCGCTGCATGATCTTTTCTTGAACTGATGAGAAAGAAGAGATTATCGGGTCTTGTAAGGATCTGCTGGGAGACGGGCAGCGATTTGAGGAGGTTTTTCTGACTCTTTACCTGATGTGATGCAGTTGAAGTGGAAATCGTTTGCTGGGTGGCAGAGTTtaagggaaaaaaggaaaacagaagtgCCTACTCCCAGTTTTCTCTCTGAACCACgtccgggtgtgtgtgtgtgtgtgtgtgtgtgtgtgtgtgtgtgtgtgtgtgtgtctgtgtgtgtgtgtgtgtgtgtgtgtgtgtgtgtgtgtgtgtgtgtgtgtgtgtgtgtggggggggggggttctctcAGCGTGAGCTTCGTAGAGATGAGGAAGAGgcagaaacacattcagctcCATGACTCCCGTCATCCGGCTTCACTGTAAAGACATCTCGTCGAAGACACTGTATGTTCTGTGTTGTCTTAATTTAATGGAAGTGTGTGTCGGTCTGAGCAGCCGGAGCGCCGTCTGCGTCCACAGGACTCCTTCTGTTGTGCTTAGTTTTCAGATTCACAGAGAAGCGCTGAGCTAACTCAGCCTCTCTTTCCCTGGACGGTAACGGCTCAGTATTCACAGATTAACTGCATCTACTCCGTCATTCCTCGGCGATCGGCGAACCTGTAAAGTGCTCAATAAAGCTGTGAATGGCACCTCCAGCGCAGAGCTGCACCTTATTTCACTGCCGGTAGAACAACAAACCAGGATCCGTcacaagctgcattttcagacGAGAAGGGATTCAGCCGTCACTCGTCTGATCAGCGCTTTCACTCGCGGAGTTCAGATCATATTTCAAAACCAGTTTGTGTAAAAAACCCAAAATGGAACTTCAGTGAAAGCCAGAATGAAAGTGTTTGTTGAAGAGAATGTGGCCTGCTGCAGTGtcctggggtcaggggtcacgggCCTTTTGCCACCTCCATTTAAGGaaattatcttaaaaaaaaaaactatttctcAAAAACTAACATTATTAGAATAGATTTTATGTTACAAGAGCGTCTGAGGCAACAAAAGAAGCTTTCATATATTTCAGgtcttttttgctttatttctgaGCTTTTATGAAATTGGAATCGAACCTGGATCCCCGACACTCCAGGGCAAAACGTTTACACtgtgaaaaaagttttaataTTTGTGACGTAAGActaaaaaacagacaaaacaagtaACTTTTCAACtgtatttgatttattttcatctgcTTTCTGAATATCAgcacatttcaataaaataatgcAGAGCCGTAATTCCAGGCTGCAGAACAACGGCTTCAGGTCGGGCAggcgagccttatgtttgacaccctgatGTGACTCAAAAGATGCTGCATTGAGAGGCAGCATCAACAGTtcagcagagatcagctgaCGGACCAATAAACCAAAGACGCAACAGGAAGAGTAGAAAAAGTagctttatttttatcattCTGGCCGACGGGCCCCCGATTAACGCTTTTAATGTGATGAAGCTCGATCACACAAATATACTGGCAGCTTTAAAAAACtcattcattataaaaacactgGGACTAGGGTTGGAACAAAACGCGATTTccctaaaatatttatttgtctGTTCTCCTGAAACTTTAACCTTTCCAGTCCGGCTGGTGAGTTTCAGTCGACACGAACTGAATCATCACCTCGAatcattttcaatcattttccaGGTCAATAAAATAGTGCTTTGCTCTTTCAAACAATAGAAACTCAGACGGAGACAGCCGGAGGGGTCAGGTACAGTCAGATGGAGTCAGGTACAGTCTGAGGTCTGCAGCCGTGTCAGCCGCCCGTCTCGTCTTCCTCGTCTTCGTCGGCCGCGGCGTAGATCAGCTGGTTCCTGCGTTTGATTCTGGGCGTGGTGCTGGTGCTGCCGGGTTCTGCCGACTCGCCGCTGCTCCGCTTCAGGATGCGAGCTGCCGCCCCGTCCTCGTCGTCCTGAGCGGAGGCCgccggctccgcctccagcggctctggctccgcctccagcggctctggctccgcctccagcagctctggctctggctccgcctccagcgGCGCCGGGGTGGAGTGGGACGGCGCCGGCAGGTTCATGAGGGGCAGGCGGACAGGTGTGACGTCCGATTTGGGCTCGGGGAGCAGCAAGCAGCCGGGCGTGTGGATTTCTGCtgtccctcccccctccccctcccccgcctcctcctcctcctcctcctcctcccactcgtCCTCGATGGCGATCTCGTCGGGGTTGAAGGAGCAGGACTGTCCCGAGGTGTCGGTGGGATACTCGCTcagctcgtcttcctcctcctgctcctcgccCTCctgcccccgccccgcccccgcctgCTCGCCGGCCCGGCCGTACAGGTCGGTCAGGCCCACCTTGGCGCAGAGCTCGGTGGTCTGAGCGTTGGCGCCGCGGCTGGGGGCGCTGTGGGGGAGGGGCCTGTCGGGGTTGAAGGCCGGCACCGTCCGGCTGAAGTTCTCCGGGACGGACAGTTCGCCGCTCAgatcctccaccacctccatcatgGCCGCTTCGGACGCCCTGAAGTCCCACCTGAGGAGAGGGCGGGGCAAGCCCGGGATTACAGTTACTTCTTCAGGAAGTGCAGACTTTACTGTCAACACGGTCATACTCTGAAGGGGAACGCCCTGCCTCACTTACTGAGAGAGGAGGATTACAGTTACTTCTTTCCCATTTAGTCAAGTACTTAATAATTTCTGCCAAAATTAGGTCATTACTGGACAAAGTAACTCCGATTATTTTTTAGTAAATCTCATTCCATCAGTTACTTTACTAGTTGGTGAAACCTGTCCGTCAATCAGACTCTTCCTGTGAAGGTGAGGAGTGACGTGGTGGAGTCTGACCCCTGCCCTCGGCTCCGCCCCATCTCTACCTGTCGTGCAGCCCGTTGTTCTCTGGGGGGTtccaggggtcaggggtcgtcCTCTGCAGGCTGTCGGTGGCCTTCAGGATGGCCAGCCACTCCGGATCGTACTCCAGACCCTCCGAGTCGGATCGCTCCGGAACGTCGACGATCTGAAACCCGACCCGAGAAATGTGAAcccagtcctgtgtgtgtgtgtgtgtgtctgtctgtgtgtgtctctctgtcatTTCTCACCTGCAGAAACTCCCGGTGGGGCAGACATTTATCCAGAGACAGGAACTTGGTTTCACGCGGTGCTGCGTTTCCTTTAGGCTACAGAAGAAATGACAgttttttacagttttgaaGATGTGGAGAGAACCAAGTTCCTGCCGCTCGCTGCCCACTAGTGCCCCGAACCCGGACCTGAACTGAAACTGCTAAATCCCAATAGTGTCTGAGACAGTGACAGGACAATATGTATGTGTAATAATAACAATCGTAGTGGGAAACTATCAATTAAAACCAATAATAGTGGCACTTTTCGGCATAAGACCTAAAACTAATTCAGATCTATTTCAATATCCAGAAAAGAGAGGTAAGAGTGTGTATCTGGGTTTGAGGCCCTGTTCTCACCGGATGCTGCATGACGGCGGCGAACTTGACGTGCAGGTGAGCGGAGAACCAGTAGCTGGGCTGCAGGTGggccagcagctcctcggcCGCCGGGCTGCCCAGGGAGCTGCTCTCCACCTCGTGACGCAGGAACTTCTTCTTGCGCAGCAGCTCCTCGGTGCTGCCGTAGTGGTAGATCCCCCGAGGCCAGTCGTGGCTCATGAAGATGTCGACGGGCATCTGGATCTGGGCGGACAGACGCCGCGAAGAAATCACGGAGAGAAAATCAACAATTGTtggaagaagaaatgaagacCGGCCGTATTTACCTGCTTGAGTTTGAAAACCTCGATGTTTCTGATGTGGTAGACGCTTCGGAGTGTGTCGGGGTTATACGGAGGGAATTCATGGTGACCTGAAAGAGAGGGATCACAACGCAGTGTGTCGTCACGGTCTGGCTCGCtccagatgaaactgggctgcatgTCAGGAGTTTGACCTCTGGTGCTGCCGTCATGTCAGATCTTTCAGCTTTAACCGCAGTAACGGTTATTATGTGGCCCGTGATGACTGTGATGCCCCAACTGAATCTAATGACGACTGCGGAGGAAGAttttttaaattcccttttaTATTGTGAGTTCTGCTAGCCAGGGAGTGAGACccaaccaataatgtaataacggacagtgaggaggaaaaATGCGACCATTTCAGATGTAATAAAGTCAATAACAGTAATTTTGACTTGATTCGGGGTTTTCCAGCGACACTGAGGGCCCTTCAAGCAGAGCTAAAGGACCACATgtggtccacaggccttatgaTGACCAAACCTGGCCTACAAGGTGAATTATAACGGTCATCTGTGCTCTGTGGGAACATAATTTGTacaatttcagagaaaacaaagctCCAAAAAAGACTCCAGGATGGAGTCCAGTTGTGGTGGAACAGATATGGAAGgtaagtagaaaaaaaaaaaaaaaaatcaatcaaccTAAAACGTACCCTTTCTGTAGTCGTGCGATTTATAGATTCCAGATAATCCACCGATTCTAATCCCTTTGTAGCGGATGACTCCTGCGTAACCTGTGGACAAACGGAGTGATGTTCCTGATGTTCAGATCATCGAGTGAACTCGCTTCCTCCACTCGTGCTCACCCAGGTAATAAATGTTGGGGGCCACCCAGCCTCCATATGGCAGCTCCTGCAGGTGATTGGAAGCCTCGTGGTTCCCTCCTATGAAAATGGTCAAAATGGGAGCCTTCTTCTCACCAGAATAATATCTGTGAGAAAACCACAACTGTTAAACCATCCCGTCTTTAAGTTAATGAATTacaagaaataacaaaaaccaAAGCTGACTTGTAAAAGGTCTGCATCGTTCTGTACTTGGCTGGAACCGCCATGCACTTCATGTCGCCCTCGTTTCGCACTGCCTGGAAGTCTccgcagcacagcagcaggtccaccTTCACCCCTTCCTTCTTCTCCAGGAACTCGATGGTCTCGTAGATCTTGTCCAGCTCGCCATGGCAGCAGCCTTCTACTGCGATCTTCATTCTGCGGGCACACAGATTACTCAAGGATCGATTCATCTTGTTAAATTACAATACttatttttatgaatgaaatcgGGATGTAAGGAAACATCAGTCACAGGATATGTCAAACAGATCATGTGACGGGCAGTCTGAATCATGTATATGAGAGTGACTGTAGTATGTAGTACACTGTAGAAAGATTTATCCCTCCCACTTCTGAACATGTGTCTGAAGTCCCCGCAGCACAGACATTACAACGAGAGTATCTTGCAGAGACTGACACAGGTTTAACACAAGCTGGACGTCAAGAAGTGTAAAATAATTTTGATCTGGTTTCTCTAAACAGATTTCATCTGTATTCCAACACTTACAGACTGTTAGCTTGTGTGCTAATAGTTCACTTAAACTGCTAAAATGTAAAAGATGAGGGAATTCCTCAGTGCAAACAGTACTCACATGGCTCCGTATATAACCAAAGAACGTGTCTATCCAACTTAACAACGATTAAAGTAACCAGCTTGTTCTAAAAAACCATTATTTAGTCAGTTAGTTTGTGCTAAAAGGATCAGAATGAATTTTCCCACCACGCGAGTTGTACTTGTGCGCATGTGCAGCGGAATTTTGACCAGCGTAGCAGATTCGAATATTAAAATATACGGGTTATTTATTCATAGACATAGTTTTAAAGCGTTTTTAGCTATTATATATTATTTGCTAATGTAtttatcaataaaaaataattttggattttcattttgtgtctcTAATAAAATGTGTCGAATCTGACGCAAAGTGCGGACAGCCTACGTCACAGTTATAAACAACATTTACTTGCCGGTCAAATCCACAGTGTGTTTTTAGTCTCTGCTGATCGCAGCTCATCCGGGAGAATAATATACTCCGTCTGTTTTAACGCGTACCGCGGCGGGGAGCAGCGTGTCCGGGCTGCAGTTACTTCTTTAAAGGCCGctcacagctgctctggggGGCGGAGTGTCCGGAGGGTGCTGCGCCGATCGGGGCGCTCGATCGGTGGAAGAGAGATGGAGTGCTTGTTGGAGGCCCCTCTCCGCATCAGCGTGCTCTCTGTGAGTGTCCCGCTTATCGTTTCCAGCTGCAGCGGGGGCTTATACATCACTGACACCCACGTAGAATGTCTAATTCGGATTGACCGACTAGTGTGAGCCCCTGACTCCTGTTAGCCTGCTAAAGCTAACTCTTTAGCTCGTGTAGCAGTGTTTCGTATTAAGTGGTTCCCCCGTCAACTGGTGACCGGCTTCCTTGAGCGCCTCCAGTTACTGCTAGTATCAGTAGATCTGTAAAAAATACTCACAAAAGTTGCGACGCTTTTACACGTTATTGTCAATTGTGTTCACCAACACAGCTATGAATTTATCTTGgatttgtaacattttatgTTACTAGCAGCAAAAGGGGACgctaaaggaagtcggtcaTTCGTTAACAGGGAAACAAGTTATTCCGAAACAGCGGTCCGTCTACGTAAAGGACGGTTGGAATGATTTCTGTTGTTGTAGCTCCCGAGCGGGCGGGAACAGTCTTGAAAACCCGAAGAGACATATTCAATGTGCACCCGCTCGCGCCGTCGGTGTATTAAGATCCATAAATCAAACCAAGTAGCTGTCAGTGACACTCGGAGTGAGTTAGCAGCTAACTCCTGTCATCACTTTTTTAGCTACTGAATACGTTTAAATAATTAATTGTGCTCAGTGGTGAATGAATTGCCGTATTTCTTGATTCCTACAATCTGATGTCATTCTGCTCTTGTAAACGCGGCTTGCTAAATGGAACAACAAACTTAAAATGAGCAAGATATCTGCAGGTACCGTTAGCTTTAGCCAAGCGGCTAAAGCTCGTGAAGCTAGGTTACTTTAGTGCGTTTTTACattccctttcttttttaacagacTCGACTCATCTCGCTGAAAGTCCAGTATGTTGTCAGGGAATTCGATTTTTAATGTGTTGCTGATGACAGCACAGCGATAACTGGTTAAAGTTAAACAGGGCGCAGCGAAACGCCCACAGGTCAGAAACAGAGATAAGACttagttcattcattcattcattcattcattcattcatttttcctGCTGCAAGTGGGACACATGGAAGGAAAGTACTGACTCTTTAGAGAACGTGTCCTGCTTAGGGGAGGCAGAGGCTCAGCCACAGTTACAAAGAACTTTATAGATATCACTACagcaaataatttaaaaacactgaCTGGAAAACATTTTATCAGGTAAATGTATTTCTATAGCCTAATTCAAACACAATAGTTCACAGTGCTTTATAAggcaatggaaaaaaatatgaacgggaggattaaaaaaaaaaagagagaataaagTAATATTCTTTATTATAATAAACCTGAGCAAGTAAGCGTTTTAAGTGCTGCTGATAAGAAGTGAGCGTGTTGGCAGGAATTTTGTTCCACTGGTTAGGAGCGTAGGAACTAAAAGCAACATGATGAAATCACTGGTTCATCAGACTTTATCATGAAGATAATTCGAGCAACTCCTCAGTCTGTCTTATGCAGATGGGGTAGAAGGGTCGTGGCgcgctggagccagtcccagcttcCAGTCAGCCCGGCCAGGATAGATGGTGGACATGTCTCCAGTCCAACCCaggacaaccacacacactcacatttacatctAGGAGCAATTTAGAGTTTGTACAAAGAGGAAACTGACGCATACATGGGGAGAATGTGCGAACTCGACACAGAAAGGCTGCAGTTTgaaccttcttgctgtgagataAAGACACTAACTACTGCTGTGCAGCCTAACAAGTGCTGCGTTCCTTTCATTTCTCTCAATTTGATGCAAAGTAAGAAACTGTTGTAGTTCCAGCCATCTTTCTAGTTCCTGCGTCAAAAATACTGAATAATCAAATAGAATTCAAGATATTTGTTTTCTCTTActtgctttcttcttttcagtaaCGTCAAgagtactgctgctgtaaacaaagATATATAGATGGATATTCTGGATATATggataataaataaataaataaaataaagctgaattgaatatTCCATGATTTTTCCCACAATGGGGATTTTTGCATTGTTACAGTAGCCAATGCACAGAAAATAGAGTtgtagaaaaaaagaataaaccaCATAACGTGATGAAAACAACAGTAGCAGTCAA is a genomic window containing:
- the dbr1 gene encoding lariat debranching enzyme isoform X2, with translation MKIAVEGCCHGELDKIYETIEFLEKKEGVKVDLLLCCGDFQAVRNEGDMKCMAVPAKYRTMQTFYKYYSGEKKAPILTIFIGGNHEASNHLQELPYGGWVAPNIYYLGYAGVIRYKGIRIGGLSGIYKSHDYRKGHHEFPPYNPDTLRSVYHIRNIEVFKLKQIQMPVDIFMSHDWPRGIYHYGSTEELLRKKKFLRHEVESSSLGSPAAEELLAHLQPSYWFSAHLHVKFAAVMQHPPKGNAAPRETKFLSLDKCLPHREFLQIVDVPERSDSEGLEYDPEWLAILKATDSLQRTTPDPWNPPENNGLHDRWDFRASEAAMMEVVEDLSGELSVPENFSRTVPAFNPDRPLPHSAPSRGANAQTTELCAKVGLTDLYGRAGEQAGAGRGQEGEEQEEEDELSEYPTDTSGQSCSFNPDEIAIEDEWEEEEEEEEAGEGEGGGTAEIHTPGCLLLPEPKSDVTPVRLPLMNLPAPSHSTPAPLEAEPEPELLEAEPEPLEAEPEPLEAEPAASAQDDEDGAAARILKRSSGESAEPGSTSTTPRIKRRNQLIYAAADEDEEDETGG
- the dbr1 gene encoding lariat debranching enzyme isoform X1, which translates into the protein MSCDQQRLKTHCGFDRMKIAVEGCCHGELDKIYETIEFLEKKEGVKVDLLLCCGDFQAVRNEGDMKCMAVPAKYRTMQTFYKYYSGEKKAPILTIFIGGNHEASNHLQELPYGGWVAPNIYYLGYAGVIRYKGIRIGGLSGIYKSHDYRKGHHEFPPYNPDTLRSVYHIRNIEVFKLKQIQMPVDIFMSHDWPRGIYHYGSTEELLRKKKFLRHEVESSSLGSPAAEELLAHLQPSYWFSAHLHVKFAAVMQHPPKGNAAPRETKFLSLDKCLPHREFLQIVDVPERSDSEGLEYDPEWLAILKATDSLQRTTPDPWNPPENNGLHDRWDFRASEAAMMEVVEDLSGELSVPENFSRTVPAFNPDRPLPHSAPSRGANAQTTELCAKVGLTDLYGRAGEQAGAGRGQEGEEQEEEDELSEYPTDTSGQSCSFNPDEIAIEDEWEEEEEEEEAGEGEGGGTAEIHTPGCLLLPEPKSDVTPVRLPLMNLPAPSHSTPAPLEAEPEPELLEAEPEPLEAEPEPLEAEPAASAQDDEDGAAARILKRSSGESAEPGSTSTTPRIKRRNQLIYAAADEDEEDETGG
- the rab5b gene encoding ras-related protein Rab-5B, which codes for MSSRGSGGRSNGTLPQTKICQFKLVLLGDMAVGKSSLVLRFVKGQFDEFQETTIGAAFLAQSVCLDDTTVKFEIWDTAGQERYHSLAPMYYRGAQAAIVVFDITKPETFERAKAWVKELQRQASPNIVIALAGNKADLAEKRLVEYEEAQTYAEDTGLLFMETSAKTAMNVNELFLAIAKKMPKTDTQNPTHAARHRGVNLQDPDAHSTRACCGGN